In Gemmata obscuriglobus, a single genomic region encodes these proteins:
- the hslV gene encoding ATP-dependent protease subunit HslV codes for MSRIRATTILAVRTSNGAAIGGDGQVTLGNIVMKADARKVRKLYDGKVLAGFAGAAADAFSLLDRFEQKLRDFQGSVPKAATELAKEWRTDRILRRLEAMLVVLDRDNLLLVSGTGDVISPTDNVLAIGSGGPYALSAARALMQHTQLKPAEIVRAGLEIAGDLCIYTNRNIDVQELS; via the coding sequence GTGTCACGTATTCGCGCCACAACTATTCTTGCCGTCAGGACTTCGAACGGCGCCGCGATCGGGGGCGACGGTCAGGTCACGCTCGGCAACATCGTGATGAAGGCCGACGCCCGCAAGGTGCGCAAACTGTACGACGGTAAGGTGCTGGCCGGCTTCGCCGGCGCCGCCGCGGACGCGTTCAGCCTGCTCGACCGGTTCGAGCAGAAGCTGCGCGACTTCCAGGGGTCGGTGCCGAAAGCCGCAACCGAGCTGGCGAAGGAGTGGCGCACGGACCGCATCCTGCGGCGTTTGGAAGCGATGCTCGTGGTCCTCGACCGCGACAACCTGTTACTCGTGAGCGGAACGGGCGATGTTATCAGCCCGACCGACAACGTCCTGGCTATCGGCTCGGGCGGCCCCTACGCGCTGTCCGCCGCACGCGCGCTCATGCAGCACACGCAACTGAAACCTGCCGAGATCGTTCGCGCCGGGTTGGAGATCGCGGGCGACCTGTGCATCTACACGAACCGCAACATCGACGTTCAAGAACTCAGTTAA
- the hslU gene encoding ATP-dependent protease ATPase subunit HslU: MTPRQIVAELDKYIVGQAAAKKAVAVAIRNRWRRQQLSAELRQDVTPKNIILIGPTGVGKTEIARRLASLVGAPFIKVEATKFTEVGYVGRDVESIIRDLTEAGIGLVKQEMRVKVREKAQEKVTERLLDLVVPLPKRTAWEPEQEKEDEERRRRTREKFRAKLEAGELEDHVVELTVEQKATPVQIFSNLGMENMDVDLQGMFDKMMPKNAQPRQLPVRDARKVLLEQETESLIDRAAVVEQAIERVENHGIVFLDEIDKVCGPSNGQGPDVSRQGVQRDLLPVVEGTTVNTKHGPVKTDHILFIAAGAFHVSKPADLMPELQGRFPIRVELTDLTKPDFLRVLTEPKHALPKQYAELLRTEGVELEFTTDGLEALADIAFDVNRANQNIGARRLHTVIEKVVEEVSFEGPDLDNKRVVIDGPFVRSKLGPVIQREDLSKYIL, encoded by the coding sequence ATGACACCCCGGCAGATCGTCGCCGAACTCGACAAGTACATCGTGGGCCAAGCGGCGGCGAAAAAGGCCGTCGCGGTCGCGATCCGCAACCGCTGGCGGCGGCAGCAACTCTCCGCGGAGTTGCGGCAGGACGTGACGCCCAAGAACATCATTCTGATCGGACCGACCGGCGTCGGCAAAACGGAAATCGCCCGCCGGCTCGCTTCGCTGGTCGGGGCGCCGTTCATCAAGGTCGAGGCCACCAAGTTCACCGAGGTGGGCTACGTCGGGCGCGACGTGGAGAGCATCATCCGCGATTTGACCGAGGCCGGAATCGGGCTCGTGAAGCAGGAGATGCGCGTCAAGGTGCGCGAGAAGGCACAAGAGAAGGTCACGGAGCGGCTGCTGGATCTCGTCGTTCCGTTGCCGAAGCGGACCGCCTGGGAGCCGGAACAGGAAAAAGAAGACGAGGAGCGCCGGCGGCGCACCCGCGAGAAGTTCCGGGCGAAGCTGGAAGCGGGCGAACTCGAAGACCACGTTGTAGAACTGACTGTTGAGCAAAAGGCCACTCCGGTGCAGATTTTCTCCAACCTGGGCATGGAGAACATGGACGTGGATCTGCAAGGCATGTTCGACAAGATGATGCCCAAGAACGCGCAGCCGCGGCAACTCCCGGTCAGGGACGCGCGCAAGGTGCTGCTGGAACAGGAAACCGAGTCGCTGATCGACCGCGCCGCGGTGGTGGAGCAGGCGATCGAGCGCGTGGAGAACCACGGGATCGTGTTCCTGGACGAGATCGACAAGGTGTGCGGGCCGTCGAACGGGCAAGGGCCGGACGTCTCGCGCCAGGGCGTTCAGCGCGACCTGCTGCCGGTGGTCGAGGGCACCACGGTCAACACCAAGCACGGCCCGGTAAAGACCGACCACATCTTGTTCATCGCCGCCGGCGCGTTCCACGTGTCCAAGCCCGCCGACCTGATGCCCGAACTTCAGGGCCGGTTCCCGATCCGCGTCGAACTCACCGACCTGACCAAGCCGGACTTCTTACGGGTGCTCACGGAGCCCAAGCACGCGCTCCCGAAGCAGTACGCGGAACTGCTCCGGACCGAGGGCGTCGAACTGGAGTTCACAACGGACGGGCTGGAGGCGCTGGCCGACATCGCGTTCGATGTGAACCGCGCGAACCAGAACATCGGCGCCCGCCGGCTGCACACGGTGATCGAGAAGGTGGTGGAGGAGGTCAGCTTTGAAGGCCCGGACCTGGATAACAAGCGGGTGGTGATCGACGGCCCGTTCGTGCGTAGCAAGCTCGGCCCGGTCATCCAGCGCGAAGACCTGAGTAAGTACATCCTGTAG
- the dapA gene encoding 4-hydroxy-tetrahydrodipicolinate synthase, whose amino-acid sequence MRLRGIIPPVVTPLTADQELDLPGLRTHIDYVLAKGVDGVFVLGTTGEFYALDETEKQTVVAEAIRHVGGRSPVYAGTGAETTREVVRLTRMAQKEGAAGVSVITPYFIKPNQNELFDHFRRIAESTSLPVVLYNNPATCGGLSIEPETVARLAEVPNIVGIKDSSGDLQNTIEIIRQTPRGKFSVLNGRDTLILAALQAGADGAIPASCNIAPELCVGIYRSFVGGDIESAMAFQSRLHGVRMAMSLGTGNSAVKEAMTLLGRSAGPMRSPVLPFGDAQKAKLKAILEKAGLI is encoded by the coding sequence ATGCGCCTTCGCGGCATCATTCCGCCCGTCGTTACGCCGCTCACCGCCGATCAGGAACTCGACCTTCCCGGCCTTCGTACCCATATCGATTACGTACTCGCGAAGGGCGTGGACGGGGTCTTCGTGCTGGGCACCACCGGCGAGTTCTATGCCCTCGACGAAACCGAAAAGCAAACGGTGGTCGCGGAGGCGATCCGGCACGTGGGCGGGCGGTCGCCGGTGTACGCCGGGACCGGTGCGGAAACCACGCGCGAGGTGGTTCGGCTCACGAGGATGGCTCAAAAGGAAGGGGCCGCAGGCGTGTCGGTGATTACGCCGTATTTCATCAAACCGAACCAGAACGAACTGTTCGACCACTTCCGCCGTATCGCCGAGAGCACGTCGCTGCCAGTCGTGCTGTACAACAACCCGGCGACCTGCGGCGGGCTGAGCATCGAGCCCGAAACCGTCGCTCGGCTCGCGGAGGTGCCCAACATCGTCGGCATCAAGGACTCGTCCGGCGACCTGCAAAACACGATCGAGATCATCCGCCAAACGCCGCGGGGCAAGTTCAGCGTGTTGAACGGCCGCGACACCCTCATTCTCGCCGCGCTTCAAGCCGGTGCCGATGGGGCCATTCCGGCGTCGTGCAACATCGCGCCGGAGCTGTGCGTCGGGATCTACAGGTCGTTTGTGGGAGGCGACATCGAAAGCGCGATGGCGTTCCAGTCGCGGCTCCACGGTGTGCGGATGGCGATGAGCCTCGGTACGGGGAACAGCGCAGTGAAGGAGGCGATGACGCTCCTGGGCCGCAGCGCCGGGCCGATGCGGTCACCGGTCCTGCCGTTCGGCGACGCCCAGAAAGCCAAACTGAAGGCGATTCTCGAAAAGGCTGGGCTGATTTGA
- a CDS encoding sialate O-acetylesterase — translation MRATRLACLLILFACPPNIWAGDATKPVKVFVLAGQSNMEGHSVTDLSGKDYNDGKGTLKTLLDDPDRAKLVRHLRNDRGDWGTRDDVWVRYQRERGPLLAGPLGMGFSVYGDKHHFGPELQFGHVLGDHFENQVLLIKTAWGGKSLYKDFRPPSSGGEVGPYYTKMIADVRAALANLKAEFPKYADQGYELAGFVWYQGWNDGVDAKKAVPEYEQNLVNLIKDVRTELKAPKLPVVIGELTGPWVDAPGAWSDLRKAQAAAAERPEFKGNVTFVSTRAFVRPAKESPNPGHGHHEFGNAETGVLVGGALGQGMVRLLAPQPEPKDKKEPSKPTSRTMKTVEGWTVRVDDRLLTAPNDDLGAKALRFLENKLADIKIVIPADKVKKLQEVAIVLDLTHGNLGPMQYHPSAGWLKANGYSADLARCVHLPRAADIVTRRNVREQPWVILHELAHAYHDQVLGFDHPRVKEAYEKFKKSGRGEKTLLHNGERVRHYALTNPMEFFAEMTESYFGANDFFPFNRAELKESEPEIYELMQTIWDAPPKKK, via the coding sequence ATGCGCGCAACCCGCCTCGCATGTCTGCTGATCCTCTTTGCTTGCCCACCCAACATCTGGGCCGGGGACGCAACCAAACCGGTGAAGGTGTTCGTGCTTGCCGGCCAGTCGAACATGGAGGGGCACTCGGTAACGGACCTCAGCGGCAAGGACTACAACGACGGCAAGGGGACGCTCAAGACCCTCCTTGATGACCCCGACCGGGCGAAGCTGGTGAGGCACCTGCGGAACGACCGGGGCGACTGGGGCACGCGTGACGACGTGTGGGTGCGGTACCAGCGCGAGAGGGGACCGCTCTTGGCCGGGCCGCTCGGAATGGGGTTCAGTGTGTACGGCGACAAGCACCACTTCGGTCCGGAACTACAGTTCGGGCACGTGCTGGGCGATCACTTCGAGAACCAAGTGCTCCTGATCAAGACCGCGTGGGGCGGGAAGAGCCTGTACAAGGACTTCCGGCCGCCGAGTTCGGGCGGAGAGGTGGGGCCGTATTACACGAAGATGATCGCGGACGTGCGGGCGGCGCTGGCGAATCTGAAGGCCGAGTTCCCCAAATACGCTGACCAGGGGTACGAACTCGCGGGCTTCGTCTGGTATCAGGGCTGGAACGACGGAGTCGATGCGAAGAAGGCGGTTCCCGAGTACGAGCAGAACCTCGTCAACCTCATCAAGGACGTGCGCACGGAACTGAAGGCGCCGAAGCTGCCGGTCGTGATCGGCGAGCTGACCGGGCCGTGGGTGGACGCGCCGGGCGCCTGGAGCGACCTCCGGAAGGCGCAGGCCGCCGCGGCGGAGCGGCCGGAGTTTAAGGGTAATGTGACGTTCGTTTCGACGCGCGCGTTCGTGCGCCCCGCGAAGGAGTCGCCGAACCCGGGGCACGGGCACCACGAGTTCGGGAACGCCGAAACCGGCGTGCTGGTCGGCGGCGCTCTCGGGCAGGGCATGGTGAGGCTGCTCGCCCCGCAACCGGAGCCGAAGGATAAGAAAGAGCCGTCGAAGCCGACTTCGCGCACGATGAAAACGGTGGAAGGCTGGACCGTGCGAGTCGACGACCGGCTCCTGACGGCGCCGAACGACGACCTGGGTGCGAAGGCGCTCCGGTTCCTCGAAAACAAGCTCGCGGACATCAAGATCGTGATCCCGGCCGACAAAGTGAAGAAGCTGCAAGAGGTGGCCATCGTGCTCGACCTCACGCACGGGAACCTGGGGCCGATGCAGTACCACCCGAGCGCCGGGTGGCTAAAAGCGAACGGGTACTCGGCCGACCTCGCGCGGTGCGTCCACCTGCCGCGCGCCGCCGACATCGTGACCCGCCGCAACGTTCGGGAGCAACCGTGGGTGATCCTGCACGAACTGGCGCACGCCTACCACGACCAGGTTCTGGGCTTCGATCACCCGCGCGTGAAAGAGGCGTATGAGAAGTTCAAGAAGAGCGGGCGCGGGGAGAAGACGCTGTTGCACAACGGCGAGCGGGTGCGGCACTACGCGCTGACCAACCCGATGGAGTTCTTCGCAGAGATGACGGAGAGCTACTTCGGCGCGAACGACTTCTTCCCCTTCAACCGGGCCGAATTGAAGGAAAGCGAGCCGGAGATTTACGAGCTGATGCAAACCATCTGGGACGCGCCGCCCAAGAAGAAGTGA
- a CDS encoding phosphotransferase enzyme family protein — protein MNASFTPPPSSPIARFGPATAGLVWQPAPAGFSGAVVWRGDDSSGVPQVALKGWPLNTTLERVQEVHSWLAQASALPFVPTVLRSASGGTVVSADGRVWDACRWLPGAPAASPTGAEVRAACEAAARLHLAWPAGPVKRPCPAVDARLRLLVDHQALYAVGTILPARAPQLDAILACAATEVGRRAGAAVEALRPWAAWPVGAGPCVRDLRREHVLFQGPVVTGIIDYGAMAVDTPAGDLARLLGDFAEADPALFEDGLNAYRRAGGPLDVPDEFVRLLATTGTLCSLLGWLFRLFVRAEPIADPVTLARRLTQLIDRVSHLVHF, from the coding sequence GTGAACGCCTCATTCACTCCGCCGCCGTCCAGCCCCATCGCTCGCTTCGGCCCCGCGACCGCAGGATTGGTGTGGCAGCCCGCGCCGGCCGGGTTCAGCGGGGCGGTCGTCTGGCGCGGTGATGATTCATCAGGTGTGCCGCAAGTGGCCCTGAAGGGGTGGCCGCTCAACACCACACTCGAACGCGTTCAAGAGGTTCATTCTTGGCTGGCGCAGGCGTCCGCGCTCCCATTCGTACCGACCGTGCTCCGAAGTGCGTCCGGGGGCACGGTGGTTTCCGCGGACGGGCGCGTCTGGGACGCGTGCCGGTGGCTCCCGGGAGCACCAGCCGCTTCACCGACCGGGGCGGAGGTGCGGGCGGCGTGCGAAGCGGCCGCTCGACTGCACCTCGCGTGGCCGGCCGGCCCGGTGAAGCGCCCGTGTCCCGCGGTCGACGCGCGGCTCCGATTGTTGGTCGATCACCAAGCACTCTATGCGGTCGGTACGATCCTTCCGGCCCGCGCGCCGCAACTCGATGCGATCTTGGCTTGTGCCGCCACGGAAGTCGGTCGGCGTGCCGGTGCGGCGGTTGAAGCGCTGCGGCCATGGGCCGCGTGGCCGGTCGGGGCGGGGCCGTGCGTGCGTGACCTCCGGCGCGAACACGTGCTTTTCCAGGGGCCGGTCGTGACCGGCATCATCGATTATGGCGCGATGGCGGTCGACACCCCCGCCGGCGACCTCGCCCGGCTCCTCGGTGACTTCGCCGAAGCCGATCCCGCGCTCTTTGAGGACGGCCTGAACGCGTACCGACGCGCCGGCGGACCGCTCGACGTGCCCGACGAGTTCGTTCGGCTGCTCGCGACCACGGGCACGCTGTGCTCGTTGCTCGGGTGGCTGTTCCGGCTCTTCGTGCGCGCGGAACCGATCGCCGACCCCGTCACACTGGCCCGCCGCCTCACGCAGTTGATCGATCGAGTATCACACCTGGTCCATTTCTAG
- a CDS encoding Flp family type IVb pilin, with protein MLGRFTRRVVEFLKGEDGPTAVEYAVMLALIIVVLVAAISNIGGTTSAMYNDLSLQGVKPGGSGS; from the coding sequence ATGCTCGGCCGGTTCACACGGCGGGTCGTCGAGTTTCTGAAAGGGGAAGACGGTCCGACCGCCGTCGAGTACGCCGTCATGCTGGCGCTGATCATCGTCGTGCTCGTCGCGGCGATCAGCAACATCGGCGGTACGACGAGTGCGATGTACAACGATTTGAGCCTTCAAGGGGTGAAACCCGGCGGCTCGGGGTCCTGA
- a CDS encoding Flp family type IVb pilin: MRSLTKSLVNFLKAEDGPTAVEYAVMLALIVVVCIAAITTLGSNANSTFSFVGSSIKPPTGGAAAS; the protein is encoded by the coding sequence ATGCGCAGTCTGACCAAGAGCCTGGTGAACTTCCTGAAGGCCGAAGACGGGCCGACCGCCGTGGAGTACGCGGTGATGCTGGCCCTGATCGTGGTGGTGTGCATCGCCGCCATCACCACCCTGGGCTCCAACGCGAACAGCACGTTCAGCTTCGTCGGCTCGTCCATCAAGCCGCCGACCGGTGGCGCCGCCGCCAGCTAA
- a CDS encoding A24 family peptidase codes for MSNAAPVLPTPVTAADDSLGIDRAFVLQMAKMPLLALAWLAAAVAAHFLWAAVWPEGLNGGPLVVICVGMVLAAVIDGWALKVPNWLTMPLVLSGWMLGGLHDLGVPVDAGTGGLALAVLGTVFGFALLLPMLAIGGVGAGDVKMQMGFGAWVGAFFGTGGTTAVTGTPLHGMSVVFGAFCFGAVVGGAFGLIIILIRRQFKQNAGIVREIMSDLHMFGTGQVSAASKRAHDRRSRWTKLPYGIPLCVGFLLYLGYKLLLVG; via the coding sequence ATGAGTAACGCCGCACCCGTCCTGCCGACTCCGGTAACCGCCGCGGACGACTCGCTCGGGATCGACCGCGCGTTCGTCCTCCAGATGGCCAAGATGCCGCTCCTCGCGCTCGCGTGGCTGGCCGCCGCGGTCGCGGCCCACTTCCTCTGGGCCGCGGTCTGGCCCGAGGGGCTCAACGGCGGCCCGCTGGTGGTCATCTGCGTGGGCATGGTCCTGGCCGCGGTCATCGACGGGTGGGCGCTGAAGGTGCCCAACTGGCTCACGATGCCGCTGGTCCTGAGCGGCTGGATGCTGGGCGGGCTGCACGACCTCGGGGTCCCGGTGGACGCCGGAACCGGCGGGCTCGCGCTCGCGGTGCTGGGCACCGTGTTCGGGTTCGCGCTGCTGCTGCCGATGCTGGCGATTGGCGGGGTGGGCGCGGGCGACGTGAAGATGCAAATGGGGTTCGGGGCGTGGGTCGGGGCGTTCTTCGGAACCGGGGGGACGACCGCCGTGACGGGCACCCCGCTGCACGGCATGAGCGTTGTGTTCGGCGCGTTCTGCTTCGGTGCGGTCGTGGGCGGCGCGTTCGGGCTTATCATCATCCTCATCCGCCGCCAGTTCAAACAGAACGCCGGCATCGTGCGGGAGATCATGAGCGACCTCCACATGTTCGGTACCGGCCAGGTGAGCGCCGCCAGCAAGCGGGCGCACGACCGCCGCAGCCGCTGGACCAAACTGCCCTACGGGATCCCGCTGTGCGTCGGGTTCCTGCTTTACCTCGGCTACAAGCTGTTGCTTGTGGGGTGA
- the cpaB gene encoding Flp pilus assembly protein CpaB: MKQKNVILMVVAVGCGLVAAFLTAQMSAKPIEQMEVVVAAKDLPVGTMLGKEDLKAAVKIVKRPKEGLPPTVVLNPEELVDKRLSRPIRAEEVINSQDLSKGGVITLPEGYHMVSLQLGAGQAAAGFVGPGSRVNVHATMRLGNKIEAFPLLVDMLVVAVGTETAYSKEGTFPNLNMVSFAVQEKQALLLSLAKSRGCNIELMLRHPGESIESDKAFNIDEVIKKLSDEKNPAQVTGAGESTPKGKSGEPAEPAPKAEPPAKETPPAPQQKPEPPPIPMVKVLVAKSDIKPNTEITADLIREEFEEATLPKQFAGGALGDLNEALGQFLRTGVAKGQWVTPGMVGIQSPKSSPPPAEPKPAIEPPKPAEPPKPAEQPKPAAPVAKRKTLDVTLHTANGTVVHRYEELASGKWKKVAELTPERANQGEASEAPEPPKGDRKVD, from the coding sequence ATGAAGCAGAAGAACGTGATTCTGATGGTGGTGGCGGTCGGGTGCGGCCTGGTGGCCGCGTTCCTGACCGCACAGATGAGCGCCAAGCCCATCGAACAGATGGAGGTCGTGGTCGCGGCCAAGGACCTGCCGGTCGGCACCATGCTCGGGAAGGAAGACCTGAAGGCCGCGGTCAAGATCGTCAAGCGGCCGAAAGAGGGGCTGCCGCCGACGGTGGTGCTGAACCCGGAGGAGCTGGTGGACAAGCGCCTCTCGCGCCCGATCCGGGCCGAAGAGGTGATCAACTCGCAGGACCTCAGTAAGGGCGGGGTGATTACGCTGCCCGAGGGGTACCACATGGTGTCGCTCCAGTTGGGGGCGGGCCAGGCCGCGGCCGGGTTCGTCGGGCCGGGGAGCCGGGTGAACGTCCACGCCACCATGCGGCTGGGGAACAAGATCGAGGCGTTCCCGCTGCTGGTCGACATGCTCGTGGTCGCGGTCGGGACCGAGACGGCGTACAGCAAGGAGGGGACGTTCCCGAACCTGAACATGGTGTCGTTCGCGGTGCAGGAAAAGCAGGCCCTGCTGCTGTCGCTGGCCAAGAGCCGCGGTTGCAACATCGAGCTGATGCTCCGGCACCCGGGAGAGTCGATCGAGAGCGACAAGGCTTTCAATATTGACGAGGTGATCAAGAAGCTGTCCGACGAAAAGAACCCGGCCCAGGTGACCGGCGCGGGCGAGAGCACGCCTAAGGGCAAGTCCGGCGAGCCGGCCGAGCCGGCCCCGAAGGCCGAACCGCCCGCGAAGGAGACGCCGCCGGCGCCGCAGCAGAAGCCGGAACCGCCCCCGATCCCGATGGTCAAAGTGCTGGTGGCCAAGAGCGACATCAAGCCGAACACCGAGATCACCGCGGACCTGATCCGCGAGGAGTTCGAGGAGGCGACCCTGCCCAAGCAGTTCGCCGGCGGGGCGCTGGGCGACCTGAACGAGGCGCTGGGCCAGTTCCTCCGCACCGGCGTGGCCAAGGGCCAGTGGGTGACGCCGGGCATGGTCGGCATCCAGAGCCCGAAGTCGTCGCCGCCGCCCGCGGAGCCGAAGCCGGCCATCGAGCCGCCGAAGCCGGCCGAGCCGCCGAAGCCGGCCGAACAGCCGAAGCCCGCGGCCCCGGTGGCCAAGCGCAAGACGCTCGACGTGACGCTCCACACGGCCAACGGCACCGTCGTTCACCGGTACGAGGAATTGGCGTCGGGCAAATGGAAGAAGGTCGCCGAACTGACCCCCGAGCGGGCCAACCAGGGTGAAGCCTCAGAGGCGCCCGAGCCCCCGAAGGGCGACCGCAAGGTCGACTGA
- a CDS encoding type II and III secretion system protein family protein, producing MHRNRTSRRFLPWALVVTLGLAAVTTGAGQPPDPKGAAPADLDKSGAVVVPLGGLRSFDPKLKGGVPPTDILNSREDVLGARPDPNDPTKLLLTGKTAGLSQLTIVQKDAPPLKFDVVVKPDLAQLRKLIRDTVPTASVTVEPGLGNVIVLSGYVTSPSDADIVQRLANSAVGGANANVINAVQIGGVQQVQIDVVVASVDRNQLRSRGFDFALPGRGSFSFSSLVSGLLGVQSAGGVTTATFSPDSNFQFAVVPNRFFGALRALRTEGVAKFLAEPRVVTQTGRPAFFRAGGQQAIISGSSGITGPGVTLQPFGTELTVVPIVYGNGMIWLDINPRITAVSQGLGITVGGSSSPGFTEQSVQSTVLLESGQTFAIGGLIQNSVNASASKVPVLGDLPFAGTYFSRVEHTVRESELVILVTPRLVHPMDQCQGPKRLPGQETRSPDDYELFLENVLEVPRGQRKVWNGKCYNAPYKADPTASKYPCIGGACAGPLPGTAGALIAPQYGSHSLPMTGPGQPAVAPTAPVRTGGAPAAPAPETPAPVPMTLPPVAGATPAEPAPVQLPPLPPVGGSPVP from the coding sequence ATGCACCGTAACCGTACCAGCCGGCGATTCTTGCCGTGGGCGCTCGTTGTTACACTCGGCTTGGCGGCCGTAACGACGGGCGCCGGCCAGCCGCCCGATCCCAAGGGCGCCGCTCCGGCAGACCTTGACAAGAGCGGCGCCGTGGTGGTGCCGCTCGGCGGGCTCCGGTCCTTCGACCCGAAGCTCAAAGGCGGCGTCCCGCCGACCGACATTCTGAACAGCCGCGAGGACGTGCTGGGCGCGCGCCCGGACCCGAACGACCCGACCAAACTGCTGCTGACCGGTAAAACGGCCGGCCTGAGCCAGCTGACCATCGTCCAGAAGGACGCGCCGCCGCTCAAGTTCGACGTGGTGGTGAAGCCCGACCTGGCCCAGCTCCGCAAGCTGATCCGCGACACGGTGCCCACCGCCAGCGTGACCGTCGAGCCGGGCCTCGGGAACGTGATCGTGCTAAGCGGGTACGTGACCAGCCCCAGCGACGCGGACATCGTCCAGCGGCTCGCGAACAGCGCCGTGGGCGGGGCCAACGCGAACGTGATCAACGCCGTCCAGATCGGCGGCGTGCAGCAGGTGCAGATCGACGTCGTGGTGGCGTCGGTGGACCGCAACCAGCTCCGCAGCCGCGGGTTCGACTTCGCCCTGCCGGGCCGCGGGAGCTTCTCGTTCAGCAGCCTGGTGAGCGGGCTCCTCGGCGTGCAGTCGGCCGGCGGCGTCACCACCGCGACCTTCAGCCCCGACTCCAACTTCCAGTTCGCGGTGGTGCCCAACCGGTTCTTCGGGGCGCTGCGGGCGCTCCGCACCGAGGGCGTGGCGAAGTTCCTCGCGGAGCCGCGGGTCGTCACCCAGACCGGGCGCCCGGCGTTCTTCCGGGCCGGCGGCCAGCAGGCGATCATCAGCGGGTCGTCCGGGATCACCGGCCCCGGCGTGACCCTGCAGCCGTTCGGGACCGAACTCACGGTGGTGCCGATCGTGTACGGCAACGGGATGATCTGGTTGGACATCAACCCGCGGATCACCGCGGTGAGCCAGGGGCTCGGGATCACCGTCGGCGGGTCCAGCAGCCCGGGCTTCACGGAGCAGAGCGTGCAGTCCACGGTGCTGCTGGAGTCGGGCCAGACGTTCGCCATCGGCGGGCTGATCCAGAACAGCGTGAACGCGTCCGCCTCGAAGGTGCCGGTGCTCGGCGACCTGCCATTCGCGGGCACCTACTTCAGCCGCGTGGAGCACACGGTCCGCGAGAGCGAGCTGGTGATCCTGGTGACCCCGCGGCTGGTCCACCCGATGGACCAGTGCCAGGGGCCGAAGCGGCTGCCGGGCCAGGAGACCCGCAGCCCGGACGACTACGAGCTGTTCCTGGAAAACGTGCTCGAAGTGCCCCGCGGGCAGCGCAAGGTGTGGAACGGCAAGTGCTACAACGCCCCGTACAAGGCCGACCCGACCGCGAGCAAGTACCCGTGCATCGGCGGGGCCTGTGCCGGCCCCCTGCCCGGGACGGCCGGTGCCCTGATCGCCCCGCAGTACGGCTCGCACTCGCTCCCCATGACGGGACCGGGCCAACCGGCGGTCGCCCCGACGGCCCCGGTTCGGACGGGCGGCGCACCGGCGGCCCCCGCGCCCGAGACCCCGGCCCCTGTTCCGATGACGCTGCCCCCGGTGGCCGGGGCGACGCCGGCCGAGCCGGCCCCGGTGCAACTGCCGCCGCTGCCCCCGGTCGGCGGCTCCCCGGTGCCCTAA